From a region of the Myroides sp. JBRI-B21084 genome:
- a CDS encoding anhydro-N-acetylmuramic acid kinase: MKAEKFTVLGVMSGTSLDGIDCAIVEFKLKQNNWQFNLIHAQTLDYTLDWKNKLSNGINLSATDLHLLNIEYTFFLGELLNDFLNDNKFKVDFISSHGHTILHQPQNGITLQIGNLPIISDLVSLPFVCDFRVQDVQLGGQGAPLVPIGDRLLFSNYDYCLNLGGFSNISYEENNQRIAFDICPVNTLLNYFAEQLGKEFDENGNFASKGKMHQPLFKALNELAIYEQKGPKSLGVEQVKSIFLPLILNYKISAYDVLATLTEHMAYQISKVITKTKANLLVTGGGAFNTYLIGRIKFYAPNINIQLESNEIIAFKEAIIFAFLGVLKVKNINNVLSSVTGAIKDHCSGVIFNEDLLQRNC, translated from the coding sequence ATGAAAGCAGAAAAATTTACTGTGCTAGGGGTTATGTCTGGTACTTCTTTAGATGGAATTGATTGTGCAATTGTTGAATTTAAACTTAAGCAAAACAATTGGCAATTTAATTTAATACATGCACAAACATTAGATTATACTTTAGATTGGAAAAACAAATTAAGCAACGGCATTAATCTTTCGGCAACCGATTTACATTTACTAAATATAGAATATACCTTTTTTTTAGGTGAATTATTAAACGATTTTTTAAACGATAATAAATTTAAAGTTGATTTTATATCATCACATGGTCACACCATTTTACATCAGCCTCAAAACGGTATTACTTTACAAATAGGAAACTTACCAATAATTAGCGATTTAGTTTCGTTGCCGTTTGTTTGTGATTTTCGTGTACAAGATGTTCAGTTAGGTGGGCAAGGTGCACCTTTGGTTCCAATTGGCGATCGACTGCTTTTTTCAAATTATGATTATTGTTTAAATTTAGGTGGATTTTCTAATATTTCCTATGAAGAAAACAATCAAAGAATTGCTTTTGATATTTGTCCGGTAAACACCTTATTAAATTATTTTGCTGAACAATTAGGCAAAGAATTTGATGAAAACGGAAATTTTGCATCCAAGGGAAAAATGCATCAACCTTTATTTAAAGCATTAAATGAATTAGCCATTTATGAACAAAAAGGACCAAAATCATTAGGGGTAGAACAAGTTAAAAGCATTTTTTTACCATTAATTTTAAATTATAAGATATCGGCATATGATGTTTTAGCAACTTTAACAGAACATATGGCCTATCAAATTTCAAAAGTTATAACCAAAACAAAGGCTAATTTATTAGTTACTGGTGGCGGCGCTTTTAATACCTATTTAATAGGTAGAATAAAATTTTACGCTCCAAATATTAATATTCAATTAGAAAGTAACGAAATAATAGCGTTTAAAGAAGCCATCATTTTTGCTTTCTTAGGCGTTTTAAAAGTAAAAAACATAAACAATGTATTAAGTAGCGTTACAGGCGCAATAAAAGATCATTGTTCAGGTGTAATTTTTAATGAGGATTTATTACAAAGGAATTGCTAA
- a CDS encoding electron transfer flavoprotein subunit alpha/FixB family protein: MSVLIYAEFAEGKFKKVALELASYAKKVAETLGTNVTAVTVNATDVSELGKYGVDKVLKVTNAKLDKFNAKAYADVVKQAAQKEGSKVVILSSTTDSLYLAPIVAVGLDAGYASNVVALPVSTNPFQVKRNAFSSKGFNITELTSDVKVIALAKNSFGLAEATGAASAEDFAVSLNDTDFNVHIQSQEKASGKVSIADAEVVVSGGRGLKGPENWGMIEELANVLGAATACSKPVSDLDWRPHSEHVGQTGKPVASNLYIAVGISGAIQHIAGINASKVKVVINTDPEAPFFKVADYGIVGDAFQVVPELTKKLKEFKANNN, from the coding sequence ATGTCAGTTTTAATATATGCAGAGTTTGCAGAAGGAAAATTTAAAAAAGTAGCTTTAGAATTAGCTTCTTACGCAAAAAAAGTAGCCGAAACATTAGGGACAAATGTAACAGCAGTTACTGTTAACGCAACAGATGTTTCTGAGTTAGGGAAATATGGTGTTGATAAAGTTTTAAAAGTTACCAACGCTAAGTTAGACAAGTTTAATGCAAAAGCTTATGCCGATGTTGTTAAACAAGCAGCACAAAAAGAAGGATCAAAAGTGGTGATTTTATCTTCAACCACCGATTCATTATATTTAGCACCAATTGTAGCAGTAGGTTTAGATGCAGGTTACGCATCAAATGTTGTTGCATTACCTGTTTCTACAAATCCGTTTCAAGTAAAGCGTAATGCTTTTTCAAGCAAAGGTTTTAACATAACAGAATTAACTTCAGATGTGAAAGTTATTGCTTTAGCTAAAAATTCATTTGGTTTAGCAGAAGCAACTGGAGCAGCATCTGCAGAAGATTTTGCTGTATCGTTAAACGATACCGATTTTAATGTACATATTCAAAGTCAAGAAAAAGCTTCTGGAAAAGTATCAATTGCCGATGCAGAAGTTGTAGTTTCAGGTGGTCGTGGTTTAAAAGGCCCAGAAAATTGGGGAATGATTGAAGAATTAGCTAATGTTTTAGGAGCTGCAACTGCTTGTTCTAAACCAGTTTCTGATTTAGATTGGAGACCTCACTCTGAGCACGTTGGACAAACAGGAAAGCCTGTTGCTTCAAACTTATATATTGCAGTTGGTATTTCGGGTGCTATTCAGCACATTGCAGGTATCAATGCTTCTAAAGTAAAAGTTGTAATTAATACCGATCCTGAAGCGCCTTTCTTTAAAGTTGCCGATTACGGTATTGTAGGTGATGCTTTTCAGGTTGTACCAGAATTGACTAAAAAATTAAAAGAATTCAAAGCGAATAACAACTAA
- a CDS encoding DUF5686 and carboxypeptidase-like regulatory domain-containing protein: MKKLLLIIFTCVSLLSFAQTKVGGIVLDEKKDPISYASVYFKNTTEGVITNEDGKFYLESDATQDTLVISFTGYDDLELPITKSVNLDLNIELKFDNVLDEIKIYTGKTSKKDNPALDILRKIWENRRKNGLHKFNQYTYQKYEKIEFDLNSIDSTYMKNRLFKGMEFIFDKVDTSKITGKTYLPIFINEQASNVYGDNVAKLKKEILAGNKNSGFENNQHIMAFLKDLYIEYDIYDNYLKLFDKDFVSPLSRTGINVYNYVLTDTAYIDDKLCYNIVYYPRRKGELTFKGDFWVNDKTWAIKKINMAISKDANINWVRDIYIEQEFDVLNDSVFLLTKDHLMTDFSIRQNEKSKGMYGKRTTYYKQFEFNKQKPINFYKSEVNSYNETLMNRPDEFWEGYRFEPLSEEEKGIYTMLGQLKENKRFQTYVNLGTILASDYVQIGKFDYGPIFSSFGFNDIEGFRLRAGGRTYFGQNDMWRLEGYTAYGFRDNKFKYGISGRVMLDKDSRFIFFAGNRRDVEQIAATLSPITDVLGRSFASSALLASGDNSKLSNINLTSTGFEIEPLKNLKFLSSFNFKTLKTASPTFSLAFYDENNNIQKELNQAEINLSVDYTPRRKTVGYGVDRTDVDFNYARLFLNYSLGVKGMLNSDFDYKKIQLLYRHPILVGGFGRLTPTLEAGKTFGQVPLGLMSVIPGNQSYFIIENAFSQMNYYEFITDQYVALHLEHNFNGRIFSRIPGIRKLGLREFVGIRGVWGDVSQKNIDINASNIPYIAPNDKVYYEYFVGVGNIFKCMRVDLNWRGNYLENPNVRKFGVNVVFGFHF; encoded by the coding sequence ATGAAAAAATTGTTATTAATTATTTTTACCTGTGTATCGCTACTAAGCTTTGCACAAACTAAAGTGGGCGGTATTGTTTTAGATGAAAAAAAAGATCCTATTTCTTACGCAAGTGTGTATTTTAAAAACACAACCGAAGGTGTAATTACAAACGAGGACGGAAAATTTTATTTAGAATCTGATGCTACTCAAGACACCTTAGTAATATCGTTTACAGGATATGACGACCTTGAACTTCCCATTACTAAATCTGTAAATTTAGATTTAAATATTGAATTAAAGTTTGATAATGTTCTTGATGAAATTAAAATTTATACGGGCAAAACATCAAAAAAAGACAATCCGGCTTTAGATATTCTACGTAAAATATGGGAAAATCGTAGAAAAAACGGTTTGCATAAATTCAATCAATACACTTATCAAAAATACGAAAAAATTGAATTCGACTTAAATTCAATTGACAGTACCTATATGAAAAACAGATTGTTTAAAGGCATGGAATTTATTTTTGATAAAGTTGATACTTCAAAAATTACTGGTAAAACCTACTTACCAATTTTTATAAACGAACAAGCATCTAATGTTTACGGCGATAATGTTGCAAAACTTAAAAAAGAAATTTTAGCAGGTAACAAAAATTCAGGTTTTGAAAACAACCAGCACATCATGGCGTTTTTAAAAGATTTGTATATAGAATACGATATATACGATAATTATTTAAAACTTTTTGATAAAGATTTTGTTAGTCCACTTTCGCGTACAGGCATAAACGTGTACAATTATGTACTTACCGATACTGCTTATATTGACGACAAACTGTGCTACAACATTGTGTATTACCCTCGAAGAAAAGGAGAACTTACTTTTAAAGGCGATTTTTGGGTAAACGATAAAACCTGGGCCATTAAGAAAATAAACATGGCAATTAGCAAAGATGCTAACATTAACTGGGTGCGCGATATTTATATTGAACAAGAATTTGATGTACTGAACGATTCGGTTTTTTTACTAACCAAAGATCATTTAATGACCGATTTTAGTATTCGCCAAAACGAAAAATCGAAGGGAATGTACGGTAAAAGAACAACCTATTACAAGCAATTTGAATTTAATAAACAAAAACCAATCAACTTTTATAAAAGCGAAGTAAACAGTTACAACGAAACGTTAATGAATCGACCTGATGAGTTTTGGGAAGGTTACCGTTTTGAACCCTTATCAGAAGAAGAAAAAGGCATTTACACAATGCTTGGACAGTTAAAAGAAAACAAACGCTTTCAAACGTATGTAAATTTAGGTACCATATTAGCAAGTGATTATGTACAAATTGGCAAGTTTGATTACGGCCCTATTTTTTCATCATTTGGTTTTAACGACATTGAAGGATTTAGATTACGTGCAGGTGGCAGAACCTATTTTGGCCAAAACGATATGTGGCGTTTAGAAGGGTACACTGCTTACGGATTTAGAGATAATAAGTTTAAATACGGTATATCGGGTAGAGTAATGCTTGATAAAGATTCGCGCTTTATATTTTTTGCAGGCAATCGCCGCGATGTAGAACAAATTGCCGCTACCCTTTCACCAATCACCGATGTTTTAGGTAGAAGTTTTGCATCTAGTGCACTACTTGCAAGTGGTGATAATTCTAAATTATCAAACATTAATTTAACTTCAACGGGATTTGAAATTGAACCTCTTAAAAATTTAAAATTCTTATCATCATTTAATTTTAAAACATTAAAAACAGCGTCACCAACTTTTTCATTGGCTTTTTACGATGAAAACAATAACATACAAAAAGAATTAAATCAAGCCGAAATAAACCTTTCAGTTGATTACACACCGCGACGTAAAACAGTAGGATATGGAGTTGATAGAACCGATGTTGATTTTAATTACGCGCGTTTGTTCTTAAATTATTCATTAGGTGTAAAAGGTATGCTTAACAGCGATTTCGATTATAAAAAAATACAACTTTTATATCGCCATCCAATATTAGTAGGTGGCTTTGGCAGATTAACCCCTACTTTAGAAGCCGGAAAAACTTTTGGTCAAGTACCTTTAGGCTTAATGAGTGTGATACCAGGTAATCAGTCGTATTTTATTATTGAAAACGCATTTAGCCAAATGAATTACTACGAATTTATTACCGACCAATACGTTGCATTACATTTAGAACACAATTTTAATGGTAGAATTTTTTCTAGAATTCCGGGCATAAGAAAATTAGGTCTTCGCGAGTTTGTAGGAATCAGAGGTGTTTGGGGCGATGTATCACAAAAAAATATCGATATTAATGCATCAAATATCCCATACATAGCACCTAACGATAAAGTGTATTACGAGTACTTTGTTGGGGTAGGAAATATTTTTAAATGCATGCGCGTTGACCTTAATTGGCGCGGAAATTATTTAGAAAATCCAAACGTTCGCAAATTTGGTGTAAATGTAGTATTTGGTTTCCATTTTTAA
- a CDS encoding acyl-CoA dehydrogenase family protein, translating into MDFKLTEEQLMIQQAARDFAQTELLPGVIERDEHSIFPAEAVKKMGELGFLGMMVDPKYGGAGLDSVSYVLAMEEIAKVDASAAVVMSVNNSLVCAGMEKYCSEEQKQKYLVPLASGEVIGAFCLSEPEAGSDATSQKTTAVDMGDYYLLNGTKNWITNGGTASTYLVIAHTHPEKGHKGINAFIVEKGWEGFEIGPKEKKMGIRGSDTHSLMFTDVKVPKENRIGEDGFGFAFAMNVLNGGRIGIASQALGIAQGAYELALKYAKERKAFKTEIINHQAIAFKLADMAVNITAARMLCMKAASEKDNGEDISISGAMAKLFASQTAMDTTIEAVQIHGGNGYVAEYHVERMMRDAKITQIYEGTSEIQKIVISRGISK; encoded by the coding sequence ATGGACTTTAAATTAACAGAAGAGCAATTAATGATTCAACAAGCTGCTCGTGATTTCGCTCAAACCGAATTATTACCTGGAGTTATTGAACGCGATGAGCATTCTATATTTCCTGCCGAAGCAGTGAAAAAAATGGGAGAGCTTGGATTTTTAGGAATGATGGTTGATCCAAAATATGGCGGTGCCGGATTAGACAGCGTTTCTTATGTTTTGGCAATGGAGGAAATTGCTAAAGTTGATGCATCGGCAGCAGTTGTAATGTCGGTTAACAACTCGTTAGTTTGTGCTGGAATGGAAAAATACTGTTCTGAAGAGCAAAAACAAAAATACTTAGTGCCATTGGCATCAGGTGAAGTTATTGGTGCGTTTTGTTTGTCGGAACCAGAAGCAGGTTCAGATGCTACATCGCAAAAAACTACGGCTGTTGATATGGGTGACTATTACTTATTAAACGGTACAAAAAACTGGATTACCAATGGTGGTACAGCATCAACTTACTTAGTAATTGCACATACACACCCTGAAAAAGGTCATAAAGGAATTAATGCTTTTATTGTTGAAAAAGGTTGGGAAGGTTTTGAAATTGGTCCTAAAGAAAAGAAAATGGGTATTCGTGGAAGCGATACACATTCATTAATGTTTACTGATGTTAAAGTTCCAAAAGAAAACAGAATTGGCGAAGATGGATTTGGTTTTGCTTTTGCTATGAATGTTTTAAACGGTGGTAGAATTGGTATTGCTTCACAAGCATTAGGTATTGCACAAGGTGCTTATGAATTAGCTTTAAAATATGCAAAAGAGCGTAAAGCTTTTAAAACCGAAATTATTAACCACCAAGCTATTGCATTTAAATTAGCTGATATGGCAGTGAACATTACTGCTGCACGTATGTTATGTATGAAAGCTGCTTCAGAAAAAGACAACGGTGAAGATATTTCAATTTCAGGTGCTATGGCAAAATTATTCGCTTCGCAAACTGCTATGGATACTACAATTGAAGCTGTTCAAATTCACGGTGGTAACGGTTATGTTGCCGAATACCATGTTGAAAGAATGATGCGCGATGCAAAAATTACTCAGATTTACGAAGGAACTTCAGAGATTCAAAAAATTGTTATTTCTAGAGGAATTTCTAAATAA
- a CDS encoding pyruvate dehydrogenase complex E1 component subunit beta: MKTIQFREAICEAMSEEMRRDDKIYLMGEEVAEYNGAYKASKGMLDEFGAKRVIDTPIAELGFAGIAVGSAMNGLRPIVEFMTFNFSLVGIDQIINNAAKMRQMSGGQFNMPIVFRGPTASAGQLAATHSQAFENWFANTPGLKVIVPSNPYDAKGLLKSAIRDNDPVIFMESEQMYGDKGEVPEGEYTIPLGVADIKREGTDVTIVSFGKIIKEAYAAADELAKENISCEIIDLRTVRPMDYDAIIKSVQKTNRLVVLEEAWPFASVASEITYMVQERAFDYLDAPVQRITTADTPAPYSPALLKEWLPNAQDVIKAVKKVIYKK; this comes from the coding sequence ATGAAAACAATTCAATTTAGAGAGGCAATTTGCGAAGCAATGAGCGAAGAAATGCGCCGCGATGATAAAATATACTTAATGGGTGAAGAAGTTGCCGAATATAACGGAGCTTACAAAGCCAGTAAAGGAATGTTAGACGAATTTGGTGCAAAACGTGTAATTGACACACCTATTGCCGAACTTGGTTTTGCAGGTATTGCAGTGGGCTCTGCAATGAATGGTTTACGTCCTATTGTAGAATTTATGACATTTAACTTCTCTTTAGTAGGTATCGATCAAATCATTAACAACGCAGCAAAAATGCGCCAAATGAGTGGTGGACAGTTTAACATGCCAATTGTTTTTCGTGGCCCAACAGCTTCTGCAGGACAATTAGCTGCAACACACTCACAAGCTTTTGAAAACTGGTTTGCAAACACACCTGGTTTAAAAGTAATTGTTCCATCTAACCCATACGATGCAAAAGGATTATTAAAATCGGCAATACGCGATAACGATCCTGTTATTTTTATGGAATCGGAACAAATGTATGGCGATAAAGGCGAAGTACCTGAAGGCGAATATACTATTCCATTAGGCGTTGCTGATATAAAACGCGAAGGTACCGATGTTACTATTGTATCTTTCGGTAAAATTATTAAAGAAGCATACGCAGCTGCAGACGAGCTTGCTAAAGAAAATATTTCGTGTGAAATTATAGATTTACGTACCGTTCGCCCAATGGATTACGATGCAATTATTAAATCGGTACAAAAAACAAACCGCTTAGTTGTTTTAGAAGAAGCTTGGCCTTTTGCATCGGTAGCATCTGAAATTACATATATGGTACAAGAACGCGCTTTTGATTATTTAGATGCACCTGTTCAACGTATTACAACTGCCGATACTCCTGCACCTTATTCACCAGCTTTGTTAAAAGAATGGTTGCCTAATGCACAAGATGTTATTAAAGCTGTTAAAAAAGTTATATACAAAAAATAA
- a CDS encoding ATP-binding protein: MNTEQNLKVKLTFGSVLLIALFSAAIFYILKEVKKFNVSKNDLLTENTNVIEVGNIVSELYAAENSGRLALLSYNKETAKIYHNQLDSLVVRINTLKEKNTDNKSLNTKLDTIINIVNLKSVTFDQVLEIQSKYASFNIFNEAESKIKTIYNQQPNQTIKIDTTVEKTTFFNRFLESFKNKDDEKKAQLENQNAKIIEQQEAYEKEKQEKINSATEIIFSKAKKNELKLLKKYYDKEAFLIKKNQELSNQLRDLLSEVEKIVIETSNIKHETSRKQINTISNNIAKLGIAIAIIAFIFGLIILNDLNKSARNKRKLESLNLEMERLIKQKSFFMATISHDMVSPINSLMGFSTLLKNSLKTSKQNEYLQNIIHSTEYIKKMVDDLSLFSNLEYNKIKLKNQKFNANDLLKNIYNNLKTSAENKKIDLIFRINPQLNNFFYADSFRMQQILTNVLSNAIKFTHSGSVTLNATYENNIAKFIITDTGIGIKTENKDSLFTEFVQVHNNTDYNYGGSGLGLNISKRLINLLQGSISFNSEINKGTTFYIDIPLQLFTNDTNDTKNDTFTYDNNKKLQNKQILVIDDDPIQLKLIEEILIGKVKKLTTLENGKLVTTLLQNEQYHLIITDMQMPLYSGIQVIKDIRALENYKDTPVIALTGKIDFDDEEYKKLGFDFYLQKPLNINTLYNIIYKMLRIKVDNKTTEETKVTKNLIHKDFNLTDLFVMLENDTQAIKQILNIFYTSVEADIEVIKNAYTANNLELVKQTAHKMLPMFKQLKMERITIKLIDLEKKTSELTTNEIKNNIDFIAKETPIILKQIEDFVTKIN, encoded by the coding sequence ATGAATACCGAACAAAACTTAAAAGTAAAATTAACCTTTGGATCGGTTTTACTTATTGCCTTATTTTCGGCAGCTATCTTTTATATTTTAAAAGAAGTTAAAAAATTTAATGTTTCTAAAAATGATCTTCTAACCGAAAACACAAATGTAATTGAAGTTGGTAATATTGTTAGCGAATTGTATGCGGCAGAAAATTCGGGCAGATTAGCTTTACTTTCTTACAATAAAGAAACTGCAAAAATTTATCACAACCAATTAGATTCTCTAGTTGTACGAATTAATACTTTGAAAGAAAAAAACACTGATAATAAAAGCTTAAATACAAAATTAGATACCATAATTAACATTGTAAATTTAAAAAGTGTAACCTTTGATCAAGTTTTAGAAATACAATCTAAATATGCATCTTTTAATATTTTTAACGAAGCAGAAAGCAAAATTAAAACCATTTATAACCAACAACCCAATCAAACAATAAAAATTGATACAACTGTAGAAAAAACAACATTTTTTAACAGGTTTTTAGAATCTTTCAAAAATAAAGATGATGAAAAAAAAGCACAATTAGAAAATCAAAACGCTAAAATAATTGAGCAGCAAGAAGCCTATGAAAAAGAGAAGCAAGAAAAAATTAACAGCGCTACTGAAATTATCTTTTCTAAAGCAAAGAAAAATGAACTAAAACTTTTAAAAAAATACTACGACAAAGAAGCTTTCCTAATTAAAAAAAATCAAGAACTAAGCAATCAATTACGAGACTTATTGTCCGAAGTTGAAAAAATAGTAATAGAAACATCAAACATAAAACACGAAACTTCAAGAAAACAAATAAATACAATAAGCAACAACATTGCAAAACTAGGTATTGCCATTGCAATTATTGCGTTTATTTTTGGTTTAATTATTTTAAATGATTTAAATAAATCGGCACGTAATAAAAGAAAATTAGAAAGCCTTAACCTTGAAATGGAGCGTTTAATTAAACAAAAAAGTTTTTTTATGGCTACCATTTCACATGATATGGTATCGCCAATTAATTCTTTAATGGGTTTTTCTACGTTGTTAAAAAATTCGTTGAAAACCTCAAAACAAAACGAATATTTACAAAACATTATTCATTCAACCGAATACATAAAAAAAATGGTTGATGATTTATCATTGTTTTCAAATCTTGAATACAACAAAATCAAACTTAAAAATCAAAAATTTAACGCAAACGATTTATTAAAAAACATCTACAACAACCTAAAAACCAGCGCAGAAAACAAAAAAATTGATTTAATTTTTAGAATTAATCCACAATTAAATAACTTTTTTTATGCCGATTCTTTTAGAATGCAACAAATACTTACTAACGTACTTTCAAACGCTATAAAATTTACGCATTCAGGCAGCGTAACTTTAAACGCAACTTACGAAAACAATATTGCTAAATTTATAATTACCGATACTGGAATTGGTATAAAAACCGAAAATAAAGACAGCTTATTTACCGAATTTGTACAAGTGCACAACAACACCGATTATAATTATGGTGGATCAGGCTTAGGTTTAAATATTTCTAAACGATTAATAAATTTATTACAAGGCAGTATTTCATTTAATAGCGAAATAAACAAAGGAACCACATTTTATATAGATATACCTTTGCAACTTTTTACAAACGATACAAATGACACAAAAAATGACACATTTACATACGATAACAATAAAAAGTTACAAAACAAACAAATTTTAGTTATAGACGATGATCCAATACAATTAAAATTAATTGAAGAAATTTTAATTGGTAAAGTAAAAAAACTTACAACTTTAGAAAACGGTAAATTAGTAACTACATTACTGCAAAATGAACAATACCATTTAATTATAACCGATATGCAAATGCCTTTATACAGCGGTATACAAGTTATAAAAGATATTCGCGCATTAGAAAATTACAAGGATACGCCAGTAATTGCACTTACTGGTAAAATTGATTTTGACGACGAAGAATACAAAAAATTAGGTTTTGATTTTTACTTACAAAAGCCCTTAAATATAAACACTTTATACAATATTATTTATAAAATGTTACGAATAAAAGTTGATAATAAAACTACTGAAGAAACAAAAGTTACCAAAAATTTGATACACAAAGATTTTAATTTAACCGATTTGTTTGTAATGTTAGAGAATGATACACAGGCAATAAAACAAATTTTAAATATTTTTTATACAAGTGTAGAAGCTGATATTGAAGTTATAAAAAATGCATATACCGCAAATAATTTAGAATTGGTTAAACAAACAGCACATAAAATGCTACCTATGTTTAAACAATTAAAAATGGAGCGAATTACAATTAAATTAATTGATTTAGAGAAAAAAACAAGTGAATTAACCACTAACGAAATAAAAAACAATATAGATTTTATTGCAAAAGAAACTCCGATAATTTTAAAACAAATAGAAGATTTTGTAACAAAAATAAATTAA
- a CDS encoding electron transfer flavoprotein subunit beta/FixA family protein — protein MKILVCISHVPDTTAKINFTNGDTEFDTNGVQFVINPNDEFGLTRAIWFKEKQGAHVTVVNVGGADTEATIRKALAIGADEAIRVNTVPTDGFAVAKQLAEVVKAGKYDVVICGKESLDYNGGMVPGMLASMLSYNFVNSCVGVEIEGSNATLVREIDGGKETLTTNLPLVIGGQKGIVEEKDLRIPNMRGIMTARTKALNVLDPVAADAKTKAVKFEKPAPKSAVKLISPDNLDELISLLHNEAKVI, from the coding sequence ATGAAAATATTAGTTTGCATCAGCCATGTGCCTGATACTACTGCAAAGATTAACTTCACAAACGGTGATACAGAATTTGATACAAACGGTGTTCAATTTGTAATTAATCCAAACGATGAGTTTGGTTTAACACGTGCCATTTGGTTTAAAGAAAAACAAGGTGCGCATGTTACAGTTGTAAACGTTGGTGGTGCCGATACCGAAGCTACTATTCGTAAAGCATTAGCAATTGGTGCTGATGAAGCTATTCGTGTAAACACTGTACCTACTGATGGTTTTGCAGTTGCTAAACAATTGGCCGAGGTTGTAAAAGCAGGTAAATATGATGTAGTTATTTGTGGAAAAGAATCGTTAGATTACAACGGTGGAATGGTTCCAGGGATGTTAGCTTCAATGTTAAGTTACAACTTTGTAAATTCTTGTGTTGGTGTAGAAATTGAAGGTTCAAATGCTACTTTAGTACGTGAAATTGATGGTGGTAAAGAAACTTTAACTACAAATTTACCATTGGTAATTGGCGGACAAAAAGGTATTGTTGAAGAAAAAGATTTACGTATACCTAATATGCGTGGAATTATGACAGCACGTACCAAAGCTTTAAATGTATTGGACCCTGTTGCTGCTGATGCTAAAACAAAAGCAGTTAAGTTTGAAAAACCTGCACCTAAGTCGGCTGTAAAATTAATTAGTCCAGATAATTTAGACGAATTAATCAGTTTGTTACACAACGAAGCAAAAGTAATCTAA